The Triticum dicoccoides isolate Atlit2015 ecotype Zavitan chromosome 6A, WEW_v2.0, whole genome shotgun sequence genome has a window encoding:
- the LOC119318105 gene encoding nuclear transcription factor Y subunit A-4-like → MLLPSSSSSAYDPKGDSFGKSVDDHMRSTLTFGDKHSVYAGQNTDYGHPMACISYPFNDSGSGVWAAYGSRAMFQPLMAGGGASATARVPLPVELAADEPIFVNPKQYNGILRRRQLRAKLEAQNKLTKNRKPYLHESRHLHAMKRARGSGGRFLNSKQLKQQQQSGSACTKAIADGANSLGSTHLRLGSGPAGDRTNSVSKAMSSQENSKRVAAPAPAFTMIQAARKDDDFFHHHAHHLSFSGHFGQSSDRYT, encoded by the exons ATGCTTCTCCCCTCTTCTTCGTCTTCCGCCTACGACCCCAAAG gTGACTCCTTTGGGAAATCGGTTGACGATCATATGAGGTCAACTTTGACTTTTGGTGATAAGCATTCTGTATATGCAGGTCAAAACACTGACTATGGCCACCCAATG GCTTGCATTTCATACCCGTTCAACGATTCTGGTTCTGGAGTTTGGGCGGCCTATGGGTCACGGGCTATG TTCCAGCCCCTCATGGCGGGCGGAGGGGCATCTGCAACGGCAAGAGTTCCATTGCCCGTCGAACTAGCAGCGGATGAGCCCATATTTGTCAATCCCAAACAATATAATGGGATTCTCCGGCGAAGGCAGCTGCGCGCTAAGTTAGAGGCCCAGAATAAACTCACCAAAAACAGAAAG CCCTACCTCCACGAGTCGCGCCATCTTCACGCGATGAAGCGGGCAAGAGGTTCCGGGGGACGTTTCCTCAATTCCAAACAgctgaagcagcagcagcagtctggcaGTGCCTGCACCAAGGCCATTGCGGATGGCGCGAATTCCCTGGGTTCGACCCATCTACGGCTAGGCAGCGGCCCAGCCGGAGACCGAACCAACTCGGTGTCCAAGGCGATGTCCTCCCAAGAGAACAGCAAGAGAGTCGCCGCCCCGGCTCCCGCCTTCACCATGATTCAAGCGGCGCGCAAagacgacgacttcttccaccaTCACGCCCACCATCTCAGCTTCTCCGGTCATTTTGGCCAGTCAAGCGACCGGTATACGTAA